A single region of the Buchnera aphidicola (Formosaphis micheliae) genome encodes:
- the rpsL gene encoding 30S ribosomal protein S12, producing MATVNQLVRKPRVSKTTKSNVPALNSCPQKRGVCMRVYTTTPKKPNSALRKVCRVRLTNGFEVTAYVGGEGHNLQEHSVVLIRGGRVKDLPGVRYHIIRGSLDCAGVKNRKQGRSKYGVKKSKV from the coding sequence ATGGCCACAGTTAATCAATTGGTCCGGAAACCTCGCGTATCTAAAACGACTAAAAGTAATGTACCAGCATTAAATAGTTGTCCTCAGAAGAGAGGGGTATGTATGCGTGTATATACTACTACGCCAAAAAAACCAAATTCAGCTTTAAGAAAAGTATGTAGAGTAAGATTAACTAATGGTTTCGAAGTGACAGCGTATGTTGGTGGAGAAGGTCATAATTTACAAGAACATTCTGTAGTTCTGATTAGAGGGGGGCGAGTAAAAGATTTACCTGGAGTACGTTATCATATTATTAGAGGTTCTTTAGATTGCGCTGGTGTAAAAAATAGAAAACAAGGTCGTTCTAAATATGGAGTAAAAAAATCTAAAGTATAA
- the tsgA gene encoding MFS transporter TsgA, which translates to MLKKNRIRLTGISFLSYALTGALIIVTGLVMGKISEYYHISLSKTSNIFTFLNAGILISIFINTWLMKLITIKTQINLSFLLVIMSVLTLIFTNNLILFSLSIFSLGMISGITMSIGTFLITYLYKGNKRAALLLITDSCFSMSGMIFPIITSTLLKNNIQWYWIYVIISIIYGIIFLFTLTVQFPNINLKNKVINYKKKENNKISIVLLSFAALFYILGQLGFILWIPEFSVHIIKENITNTGILVSNFWMSYMLGMWFFSFILKFFDLHKMLISLTGISCLLMYLFIHNTDYTYLQWIIILLGFFSSAIYTLIITLASLQTNIPSPKNINFILTSGTTGTLLTFIVTSPIVKTYGVKGALITANILYIMVFVLCIILIFFTKHYSNNIKK; encoded by the coding sequence ATGTTAAAAAAAAATCGTATACGTCTTACTGGTATCAGTTTCTTATCCTATGCTTTAACAGGTGCGTTAATAATAGTAACTGGATTAGTTATGGGAAAAATATCAGAATATTATCATATTTCTCTTTCTAAAACTAGTAATATATTCACTTTTTTAAATGCTGGAATTTTAATATCAATATTTATTAATACCTGGTTAATGAAATTAATAACAATTAAAACACAAATCAATCTAAGTTTCTTATTAGTAATAATGTCTGTTCTCACATTAATATTTACTAATAATTTAATATTATTTTCACTAAGTATATTTTCATTAGGAATGATTAGTGGAATTACAATGTCTATTGGTACATTTTTAATTACTTATTTATACAAAGGAAATAAACGCGCAGCTCTACTATTAATAACAGATTCTTGTTTTAGTATGTCAGGTATGATTTTTCCAATTATCACTTCTACATTATTAAAGAATAATATCCAGTGGTATTGGATTTATGTTATTATTAGTATAATTTATGGAATAATATTTCTATTTACTTTAACTGTACAATTTCCAAATATAAATCTAAAAAATAAAGTTATTAATTATAAAAAAAAAGAAAACAATAAAATTAGCATTGTATTACTTTCATTTGCAGCATTATTTTATATCTTAGGACAATTAGGCTTTATTTTATGGATTCCTGAATTTTCCGTACATATTATCAAAGAAAACATAACTAATACAGGTATTTTAGTAAGTAATTTCTGGATGTCATACATGTTAGGTATGTGGTTTTTTAGCTTTATTTTAAAATTTTTTGATTTACATAAAATGTTAATATCTTTAACTGGCATCTCTTGTCTCTTAATGTATTTATTTATACATAATACTGATTATACTTATTTACAATGGATAATAATTTTATTAGGTTTTTTTTCCAGTGCCATATATACATTAATTATTACATTAGCATCATTACAAACTAACATTCCTTCACCAAAAAATATTAATTTTATTTTAACTTCAGGAACTACAGGTACATTATTAACATTTATAGTCACTAGTCCTATTGTTAAAACATATGGAGTAAAAGGTGCATTAATAACTGCAAACATACTATATATTATGGTTTTTGTATTATGTATTATATTAATTTTTTTTACAAAACATTATAGTAACAACATAAAAAAATAA
- the aroB gene encoding 3-dehydroquinate synthase: MEIVRVNLGEKSYKIIIGSNLLKQDDIFFPLKSGDQAMLITNKILANIWKDLVVSYFNNAKIRLDQVILSDGEQYKNLSSIELIISSLLKYTHNRDTTLVALGGGVIGDITGFSAAIYQRGVRYIQIPTSFLSQVDAAIGGKTAVNHILGKNMIGSFWQPSSVIIDTIFLQTLPKRELISGLAEVIKYAIIFDQEFFIWLENNVFHIIELNQSAINYCIYKCCLLKSKLVELDEKDTNLRAVLNLGHTYGHAIESYVGYGNWLHGEAVAVGLVMAARTSEKLGQFNVKETCRIIKLIKKIGLPIEGPKNMPFSAYFFHMQRDKKSISNKIRMILPIRIGEVKIYTGVEKDVISWVINNRCNYSE, from the coding sequence ATGGAAATAGTGAGAGTTAATTTAGGGGAAAAAAGTTATAAGATTATTATTGGATCAAATTTATTAAAGCAAGATGATATTTTTTTTCCTTTAAAATCTGGTGATCAGGCCATGTTAATTACTAATAAAATTTTAGCAAATATTTGGAAAGATTTAGTGGTGTCTTATTTTAATAATGCTAAAATTAGATTAGATCAGGTCATTTTATCAGATGGAGAACAATATAAAAATTTATCTTCAATTGAATTAATTATCTCATCTTTATTAAAATATACTCATAATAGAGATACTACGTTGGTTGCATTAGGTGGAGGAGTAATAGGTGACATAACTGGTTTTAGTGCAGCAATTTATCAAAGAGGTGTTCGATATATTCAAATCCCTACATCTTTTTTATCTCAAGTAGATGCTGCAATAGGAGGAAAAACTGCTGTTAATCATATACTAGGAAAAAATATGATTGGTTCATTTTGGCAACCATCTTCTGTTATTATTGATACAATATTTTTGCAAACGTTACCTAAAAGAGAATTAATTTCTGGACTAGCTGAAGTTATAAAATATGCTATTATTTTTGATCAAGAGTTTTTTATTTGGCTTGAAAATAATGTATTTCACATAATTGAATTAAATCAATCGGCAATTAATTATTGTATATATAAGTGTTGTTTATTAAAATCTAAATTAGTTGAATTAGATGAAAAAGATACAAATTTACGAGCAGTGCTAAATCTTGGACATACCTATGGACATGCTATTGAGTCGTATGTAGGATATGGTAATTGGTTACATGGTGAAGCGGTAGCTGTTGGTCTTGTAATGGCAGCTCGTACCTCTGAAAAATTAGGTCAGTTTAATGTTAAAGAGACATGTAGAATTATTAAATTGATAAAAAAAATAGGTTTGCCTATAGAAGGCCCAAAAAATATGCCATTTTCTGCTTATTTTTTTCATATGCAAAGGGATAAGAAATCAATATCTAATAAAATAAGAATGATTTTACCAATAAGGATAGGAGAAGTGAAAATATATACTGGTGTTGAAAAAGATGTCATATCATGGGTAATTAATAATAGGTGCAATTATAGTGAATAG
- the trpS gene encoding tryptophan--tRNA ligase produces the protein MKKNKSILFSAIQPTGQLTLGNYLGTLCHWDKIQEEYNSIYCIADLHALTTCRDHSSLQINIFDTLALYLSCGVDPKKSIIFVQSHVYEHAQLNWILNCYAYCGELMRMTQFKSKSKECHNNNVNIGLLNYPILMASDILLYQTKKVLVGSDQKQHLELASKIAMRFNKIYKKNIFTIPEILLSQSGSKIMSLLEPDKKMSKSNVNTKNTIFLLEDIQCIKNKIKCAVTDSNNSSKIYYNVLEKPGISNLMTIFSGITGKSISELEIEFSNVMYSKFKDELSDVLSIKIKQIQKSYCRYRKDEVYLKDIVVKGAEKAREYAQKTLRRVYKLLYLN, from the coding sequence ATGAAAAAAAATAAATCGATTTTATTTAGTGCCATACAACCAACTGGTCAATTAACACTTGGAAACTATTTAGGTACGTTATGTCATTGGGATAAAATTCAAGAAGAATATAATTCTATTTATTGTATTGCTGATTTACATGCATTAACAACATGTAGAGATCATTCTAGTTTACAAATTAATATATTTGATACGTTAGCATTATATTTATCTTGTGGAGTTGATCCAAAAAAAAGTATTATTTTTGTACAGTCTCATGTATATGAACATGCGCAATTAAATTGGATATTGAATTGTTATGCTTATTGTGGAGAATTAATGCGTATGACTCAATTTAAGAGTAAATCAAAAGAATGTCATAATAATAATGTTAATATTGGATTATTAAATTATCCTATTTTAATGGCATCTGATATTTTATTGTATCAAACAAAAAAAGTATTGGTGGGTAGTGATCAAAAACAACATTTGGAATTAGCTTCTAAAATTGCTATGCGTTTTAATAAAATTTATAAAAAAAATATATTTACTATTCCTGAAATTTTATTGTCTCAAAGTGGTTCAAAAATTATGTCTTTATTGGAACCTGATAAAAAAATGTCTAAATCTAATGTGAATACAAAAAATACTATTTTTTTATTGGAAGATATACAATGTATTAAAAATAAAATAAAATGCGCTGTAACAGATTCAAATAATAGCTCAAAAATTTATTATAATGTTTTGGAAAAACCTGGAATTTCTAATTTAATGACTATTTTTTCTGGTATTACAGGTAAGTCAATTTCTGAATTAGAAATAGAATTTTCTAATGTTATGTATTCAAAATTTAAAGATGAATTATCAGATGTATTATCTATTAAAATTAAACAAATTCAAAAGTCTTATTGTAGATATCGTAAAGATGAAGTTTATTTAAAAGACATTGTAGTTAAAGGAGCTGAAAAAGCTCGAGAATATGCACAAAAGACATTACGAAGAGTATATAAACTATTATACTTAAATTAA
- the fkpA gene encoding FKBP-type peptidyl-prolyl cis-trans isomerase, with protein MYIHVKNRFLFNKISYLVRFIIIFFCPLFTFNIFAEHTNILPTDTKKIESNNGNNMFIVTHEDKQTSYALGVSLGSYIKHSFDVQEKLGVLLNKEEFMSGMKDSISGSLKLSDQDISNRLNVLEKKLKQRELMLLKQNSYENSVKGEKYRAELIKKPGVKQTKTGLLYIINKVGTGNKPKCDDKVLVHYKGRLINGVEFDNSYTNKQPIWLSLHNVIPGWNEGIQYIGKGGQIELIVPPTLAYGILGAPGIPSNATLIFDIELLDIKSI; from the coding sequence ATGTATATACATGTAAAAAATCGTTTTTTATTCAATAAAATATCTTATTTAGTAAGATTTATTATTATATTTTTTTGTCCTTTATTTACGTTTAATATATTTGCAGAACATACGAATATTTTACCAACAGATACAAAAAAAATAGAATCAAATAATGGTAATAATATGTTTATAGTTACTCATGAAGATAAACAAACATCGTATGCATTAGGTGTTTCATTAGGTAGTTATATTAAACATTCCTTTGATGTACAAGAAAAATTAGGAGTGTTATTAAATAAAGAAGAATTTATGTCAGGAATGAAAGATTCAATTTCAGGATCATTAAAATTATCTGATCAAGATATTTCTAATAGACTTAATGTTTTAGAAAAAAAATTAAAACAAAGGGAATTAATGTTATTAAAACAAAATTCATATGAAAATTCTGTAAAAGGAGAAAAATATAGAGCTGAATTAATAAAAAAACCAGGAGTAAAACAAACTAAAACTGGTTTATTATATATTATTAATAAAGTAGGCACTGGTAATAAACCAAAGTGTGACGATAAAGTATTGGTACATTATAAAGGTAGATTAATTAATGGTGTAGAATTTGACAATTCATATACTAATAAACAACCAATATGGTTATCTTTGCATAATGTAATACCAGGATGGAATGAAGGTATACAATACATAGGAAAAGGTGGTCAAATTGAATTAATAGTACCTCCTACATTAGCTTATGGTATTTTAGGTGCACCTGGAATTCCTAGTAATGCTACTTTAATATTTGATATAGAATTATTAGATATTAAATCAATATAA
- the tusB gene encoding sulfurtransferase complex subunit TusB — protein sequence MLHTLMNSPFHSNMKLLFNLLNKSDDLLALQDGVIISTINNIFLKKILKISVNLYVLKEDVEARGLIKHVSNEFKLINYRYFVFLTEKNKQQMNW from the coding sequence ATGTTACATACGTTAATGAATTCTCCTTTTCATAGTAATATGAAATTATTGTTTAATCTATTAAATAAGTCAGATGATTTATTGGCATTACAAGATGGAGTTATTATTTCTACAATAAATAATATTTTTTTAAAAAAAATATTAAAGATATCAGTAAATCTTTATGTTTTAAAAGAAGATGTTGAAGCACGTGGACTTATTAAGCATGTGTCAAATGAATTTAAATTAATTAATTATAGATATTTTGTATTTTTAACTGAAAAAAATAAACAGCAGATGAATTGGTAA
- a CDS encoding phosphopentomutase has translation MKRAFILVLDSFGIGYSRDADKYGDSGANTFGHIITSYYNNKNITYPLNILKIPNLLSLGLGKLIDSSLEKLLLSYSVNNVNIIGSYAYASEISSGKDTISGHWEIVGAPVLFNWDYFNNRVNSFPEKLLSDIYINCKINGSLGNCHSSGTEILDKYGEQHIKTGQPIFYTSKDSVFQVACHEEIFGLQKLNNISYIIRNILNDSIYKIGRVISRPFLGFKTSKFIRTHNRRDFSNSPESITVLEKLINEKQGEVIGIGKISDIYAGTGITKSIKSMGLENLFLETKKQITLAKDNTIVFTNFIDFDSYWGHRRDVFGYAKGLELFDQYLFDILKLIKKEDLLILTADHGCDPTWKGTDHTRENVPILIYQLGMPVKYLGHRKTFSDIGQTLAYYFNLSKMSYGVNMLQ, from the coding sequence ATGAAACGTGCATTTATTTTAGTATTAGATTCATTTGGTATTGGATATAGTAGAGACGCTGATAAATATGGTGATAGTGGAGCAAATACTTTTGGTCATATAATTACTTCTTATTATAATAATAAAAATATTACATATCCATTAAATATATTAAAAATACCTAATTTACTGTCATTGGGACTAGGTAAATTAATAGATAGTTCATTAGAAAAATTGTTATTAAGTTATTCTGTAAATAACGTTAATATTATAGGTAGTTATGCTTATGCTAGTGAAATTTCTTCAGGAAAAGATACTATTTCTGGTCATTGGGAAATAGTAGGAGCACCAGTTTTATTTAATTGGGATTATTTTAATAATCGAGTAAATAGTTTTCCTGAAAAATTATTAAGTGATATTTATATTAATTGTAAGATTAATGGATCTTTAGGTAATTGTCATTCTTCTGGAACAGAGATATTAGATAAATATGGTGAGCAGCATATTAAAACAGGTCAACCTATATTTTATACTTCAAAAGATTCTGTATTCCAGGTCGCATGTCATGAAGAGATATTTGGTTTACAAAAATTGAATAATATTTCTTATATAATAAGAAATATTTTAAATGATAGTATTTATAAAATAGGTAGAGTAATTTCGAGACCATTTCTTGGATTTAAAACTAGTAAATTTATACGCACACATAATAGACGTGATTTTTCGAATTCTCCTGAGTCTATAACTGTTTTAGAAAAGTTAATAAATGAAAAACAAGGTGAAGTAATTGGTATAGGAAAAATTTCTGATATTTATGCTGGAACAGGAATTACTAAAAGTATTAAATCTATGGGATTAGAAAATTTATTTTTAGAGACTAAAAAACAAATTACATTAGCTAAAGATAATACAATTGTTTTTACTAATTTTATTGATTTTGATTCATATTGGGGGCATAGACGTGATGTTTTTGGTTATGCTAAAGGATTAGAGTTATTTGATCAATATTTATTTGATATTTTAAAATTAATCAAAAAAGAAGATTTATTAATTTTAACTGCTGATCATGGATGTGATCCTACTTGGAAAGGAACAGATCATACACGTGAAAATGTACCGATATTAATTTATCAATTAGGTATGCCAGTAAAATATTTAGGACATCGAAAAACTTTTTCAGATATAGGACAAACATTAGCTTATTATTTTAATTTGTCTAAAATGTCTTATGGTGTAAATATGTTACAGTAA
- the tusD gene encoding sulfurtransferase complex subunit TusD, whose protein sequence is MHYLVIVTGSVYGTENSSTAFLFCKEVVHSGHKLHSVFFYFSGVLNANRMVFPAIDECNLVKSWSNFSIKFKIKLNVCISAASRRGVISDENALRLGMPVGNLNNSFKLIGLSGLSEAIYMCDRIIQF, encoded by the coding sequence ATGCATTATTTAGTTATTGTAACAGGTTCTGTATATGGAACGGAAAATTCTAGTACAGCATTTTTATTTTGTAAAGAAGTAGTGCATAGTGGACATAAATTGCATAGTGTTTTTTTTTATTTTTCTGGTGTATTAAATGCTAATAGAATGGTTTTTCCTGCAATTGATGAATGTAACTTAGTAAAAAGTTGGTCTAATTTTAGTATTAAATTTAAGATAAAATTAAATGTTTGTATAAGTGCTGCATCTAGAAGAGGTGTAATTAGCGATGAAAATGCTTTAAGATTGGGTATGCCAGTAGGAAATTTGAATAATAGTTTTAAATTAATTGGGTTAAGTGGTTTATCTGAAGCTATTTATATGTGTGATCGAATAATACAATTTTAA
- the rpsG gene encoding 30S ribosomal protein S7: MPRRRVIGYRKVLPEPKFSSEMLAKFINILMVDGKKSIAEVIVYTALNILSKRMDKSEIEIFNLALENVCPSVEVKSRRVGGSTYQVPIEVRPVRKNALAMRWIIESARKRLDKSMALRLANELYDAIGKKGNAVRKKEEVHKVAEANKAFAHYRW; this comes from the coding sequence ATGCCTCGTCGTAGAGTAATAGGTTATCGTAAAGTTTTACCAGAACCAAAATTTTCATCTGAAATGTTGGCTAAATTTATTAATATATTAATGGTAGATGGAAAAAAATCTATTGCTGAAGTTATTGTTTATACAGCATTAAATATTTTGTCTAAACGTATGGATAAATCTGAGATTGAAATTTTTAATCTTGCTTTAGAGAATGTTTGTCCTAGTGTAGAAGTTAAATCTCGTCGTGTTGGCGGTTCTACTTATCAAGTACCTATTGAAGTACGTCCTGTTAGAAAAAATGCTTTAGCTATGCGTTGGATTATAGAATCAGCACGTAAAAGATTAGATAAATCAATGGCTCTTAGGTTAGCTAATGAACTTTACGATGCCATTGGAAAAAAAGGTAATGCAGTAAGAAAAAAAGAAGAAGTTCATAAGGTAGCAGAAGCTAATAAAGCGTTTGCTCATTATCGTTGGTAA
- the tusC gene encoding sulfurtransferase complex subunit TusC codes for MKKIAFIFSHAAHGTSFGKEGLDVILSTSSVIQDISIFFIGDGIFQFVKHQKPQSILSRDYASSFCILPLYGINKFYFCHDSLIERGILNYDIFLLKISILDTMSFQKKINQCEGIINF; via the coding sequence ATGAAAAAGATTGCTTTTATATTTTCTCATGCTGCTCATGGAACGTCTTTTGGAAAAGAAGGTTTAGATGTTATTTTGTCAACTTCTTCAGTGATTCAAGATATTTCTATATTTTTTATCGGAGATGGTATCTTTCAGTTTGTAAAACATCAAAAACCTCAAAGTATTTTATCTCGAGATTATGCTTCTTCATTTTGCATTTTACCTCTGTATGGAATTAATAAGTTTTATTTTTGTCATGATTCTTTAATTGAAAGAGGAATTTTAAATTATGATATTTTTTTATTAAAGATATCTATTTTGGATACTATGTCTTTTCAAAAAAAAATTAATCAATGCGAAGGTATTATAAATTTTTAA
- the rpe gene encoding ribulose-phosphate 3-epimerase, producing MKKFLIAPSILSADFARLGEDTQKVLDAGADMIHFDVMDNHFVQNLTMGSMILQSLRNYNICSQIDVHLMTKPVDNLIQQFAKSGANCISVHPESTDHLHRTLELIKEHGCKVGLCFNPSTPINFLDYVMDKLDVILLMSVDPGFGGQSFIESSLDKLRDIRNKIDNSVYDICLAVDGGIKLDNIANIALAGADIFIIGSAIFGSSNYVEIIKQFRTVLESVNYGLIH from the coding sequence GTGAAAAAGTTTTTAATAGCTCCGTCTATTTTATCAGCCGATTTTGCTCGGTTAGGAGAAGATACACAAAAAGTATTAGATGCTGGAGCAGATATGATTCATTTTGATGTTATGGATAATCATTTTGTTCAGAATTTAACTATGGGATCTATGATTTTACAATCATTAAGAAATTATAATATTTGTTCTCAAATAGATGTTCATTTGATGACCAAACCTGTTGATAATTTAATTCAACAATTTGCTAAATCTGGAGCAAATTGTATTTCAGTTCATCCTGAATCTACAGATCATTTACATAGAACATTGGAATTAATTAAAGAACATGGTTGTAAAGTTGGATTATGTTTTAATCCATCTACTCCTATTAATTTTTTAGATTATGTTATGGATAAGTTAGATGTAATACTATTAATGTCAGTTGATCCTGGATTTGGAGGACAGTCTTTTATTGAATCCTCTTTAGATAAGTTACGTGACATTAGAAATAAAATTGATAATAGTGTATATGATATTTGTTTGGCAGTAGATGGAGGTATAAAGTTAGATAATATTGCTAATATTGCATTAGCTGGAGCAGATATTTTTATTATTGGTTCAGCAATTTTTGGTTCTAGTAATTATGTAGAGATTATTAAACAGTTTCGTACTGTATTAGAGTCTGTTAATTATGGTTTAATTCATTAA
- the aroK gene encoding shikimate kinase AroK: MTEKRNIFLIGPMGAGKSTIGRQLSKQLRMDFYDSDYEIEQRTGADISWVFDIEGEQGFREREKKIINELTQYNGIVLATGGGSIKSKSVRMQLVSRGIVVFLKTTIDEQLLRTKNDKKRPLLTTDISSRREILQKLAMERDNLYNEIADIVVNTKDRSAKFVANRIINLLEKHS; the protein is encoded by the coding sequence ATGACAGAAAAAAGAAATATTTTTTTAATTGGTCCAATGGGTGCTGGGAAAAGTACTATTGGACGTCAGTTATCTAAACAATTACGTATGGATTTTTATGATTCTGATTATGAAATTGAACAACGTACTGGTGCTGATATAAGTTGGGTTTTTGATATAGAAGGTGAACAAGGTTTTAGAGAACGTGAAAAGAAAATTATTAATGAATTAACACAATATAATGGAATTGTTTTAGCTACTGGAGGTGGTTCTATAAAATCTAAATCAGTTCGTATGCAACTTGTATCTAGAGGTATAGTAGTATTTTTAAAAACGACTATAGATGAACAATTATTAAGAACTAAAAATGATAAAAAACGTCCGTTGTTAACAACTGACATTTCATCTCGAAGAGAAATATTACAGAAATTAGCTATGGAAAGAGATAATTTATATAATGAAATAGCAGATATTGTTGTTAATACAAAAGATAGAAGTGCAAAATTCGTAGCTAATAGAATTATAAATTTATTAGAAAAACACAGTTGA
- the deoD gene encoding purine-nucleoside phosphorylase, with product MTTPHINAKYGDFSDIVIMSGDPMRAKYIADRYLTNIVEVNNVRAMFGFTGEYKQNRISVMGHGIGIPSCSIYIKELITEYHVKKIIRIGTCGAIRRDINVSDIVVGMGACTDSKTNRIRFRDNDFAAIADFNLLNNIVKVSKRLDIKISIGNFFTTDLFYSYNSELLDIIEKYGIIGIEMETAGLYALSAEYKVQSVSICTVTDHFKKEEKLTSEERQFTLDNMINIALESTLL from the coding sequence ATGACTACTCCTCATATCAATGCGAAATATGGTGATTTTTCAGATATAGTAATTATGTCTGGTGATCCTATGCGAGCAAAATATATAGCAGATAGATATTTGACAAATATAGTTGAAGTTAATAATGTAAGAGCTATGTTTGGTTTTACAGGAGAATATAAACAAAATAGAATATCAGTTATGGGACATGGTATTGGAATACCGTCGTGTTCTATTTATATTAAAGAATTAATTACTGAATATCATGTAAAAAAAATTATTCGCATAGGTACTTGTGGTGCTATAAGACGAGATATTAATGTATCGGATATAGTAGTTGGAATGGGTGCATGTACTGATTCAAAAACGAATAGAATACGTTTTAGAGATAATGATTTTGCAGCTATTGCGGATTTTAATTTATTAAATAATATAGTTAAAGTTTCTAAAAGATTAGATATTAAAATTTCTATAGGTAATTTTTTTACAACTGATTTATTTTATTCATATAATTCAGAATTATTAGATATAATAGAAAAATATGGAATTATTGGTATTGAAATGGAAACAGCTGGACTTTATGCATTGTCAGCTGAATATAAAGTACAATCTGTTTCTATTTGTACAGTTACTGATCATTTTAAAAAAGAAGAAAAGTTAACTTCTGAAGAAAGACAATTTACTTTAGATAATATGATTAATATTGCTTTAGAATCTACTTTATTATAA